DNA from Amycolatopsis sp. DSM 110486:
TTCACCGGCGTCGCGACCACGAACGACCTCCTCGAGAAGCACCCCGACTACCAGGCCTCGCCGGCGATCACCAGCGGCATGACCGCGTTCCCCGTGGCCAAGGACAAGCCCGAGCTGAAGAAAGCGCTCGACGACGCGCTCAAGGCCGTGATCGCCGACGGCACGTACACGAAGCTGTTCGACAAGTGGAACCCCAAGGGCGTCGCGATCCCGTCGGACATGCTCAAGGCCTACCCCGGCATGCAGCAGCGCCCCGGCGTCACCGCCGCCGACGGGTCCTGAAAGGACAGCGCCATGGACGGTCTGAAACAAATCTGGGACACGTTCTTCGACCTCGACCTCATCGGCAGCACGCTCCCCACGCTGCTGAAGGAGGGGCTGCTGAACACGCTGTTCCTCACCGTGCTCGCGAGCGCGATCGGCCTCGTGGTCGGCATCTTCCTCGCCAGCGGCCTGATGTCGCGCTTCCGGGTGCTGCGCCTGCCGTGCCGCTGGTACGTCGACATCCTGCGCGGCCTGCCCCACATCCTGAGCATCTACCTCATCGGCCAGGGCCTGCCGCTGGCCGGGCTCACGATGTTCGGCAACTGGACGTACGGCTACGCGGCGCTCGCGATCGGGCTCATGGAAGGCGCTTACATGGCGGAGATCTTCCGCTCGGGCTTCCAGAGCGTCGACAAGGGCATCGTCGAAGCGTCGCGCAGCCTCGGGATGTCGCACACGAAGACCATGCGGCTCATCGTGATCCCGATCGGTTTCCGCCGCGTGCTGCCGGCGCTCACCGGCCAGTTCATCCTGGTCATCAAGAGCACGGCGCTGGTCTACCTGCTCGGCCTCGCCGCCGGGCAGCGGGAGATGTTCGCGATCGCCCAGGACACGTCCACCAACAACGCTTCGCTTTCGCCGCTGGTCGCCGCTGGCCTGTTCTACCTCGCGATCACGGTGCCGCTCACCTACGTGGTGAACAAGTGGGACAAGCGGATGCGCGAAGGCCGGCCCGCCGAGGCGACCGCGCCGGCGGCCGTGCGCACCGAGGAGGCACTGGTATGACGCAGGCGAGCACCGCGGCGACAGCTTCGTCGTCGACCGCCCGAACCACCGGGACGACCGTCCGCTACGAACACATCGACAAGACCTTCGGCAACACCCCGGTGCTGCACGACATCGTGCTCGAAGCCCCGGGCGGCACCACGACGTGCATCATCGGCCCGTCAGGCTCTGGCAAGTCGACGCTGCTGCGCTGCACCAACCTGCTGGAGATCCCGACAGCCGGGCGCATCTTCATCGGCGACCAGGCCATCACCGACAAGGGCGCCGACGTCGACCGCATCCGCACCCGCGTCGGCATGGTGTTCCAGAACTTCCACCTGTTCCCGCACCACACGGTGCTCGACAACGTGACGCTCGCCCAGCAGCAGGTGCTCGGCGTGTCTCGCGACGAAGCTGTGGAGACCGCGCGGGCGAACCTTGCGGCGGTCGGGCTCGCGGCGTACGAGAACCGCCGGCCCTCCCAGCTCTCGGGCGGCCAGCAGCAGCGCGTGGCCATCGCGCGGTCGCTGGCGATGAACCCCGAGGTGATGTTGTTCGACGAAGCGACGTCCGCACTCGACCCCGAGCTCGTGAAAGGCGTGCTCGCCGTGATGCGCGACCTGGCTTCCCGCGGCATGACGATGATCGTGGTGACGCACGAGATGCGCTTCGCCCGTGAGGTCGCCGAGCAGGTCGTGTTCCTCGACCAAGGACGGCTCGTGGAAGCCGCCCACCCCACCGAGTTCTTCGAGTCCCCCCGCAGTGACCGGCTCCGGTCCTTCCTCGACGAGGTGCTCTGAATGAGATTCGCCAAGCTCGCCGCTGTCGCCGCGCTTGCGCTGACCGCCACGGCGGTCGTGCCGCAGACCGCGTCCGCGACCCCCTCCGTGCGCAACTACCCCAAGGTTTCGATGGGCTGCACCGCGCAGTCGACCACCCTGCCGCTCGGGCAGACGGTCACGCAGACCATCACCTCCGGCGGGCTTTCCCGCGACTACCTGATCCACCTGCCCGCGAACTACCAGCCCGGCCACCCGAAGCCCGTGGTCATGGCGTTC
Protein-coding regions in this window:
- a CDS encoding amino acid ABC transporter ATP-binding protein, which gives rise to MTQASTAATASSSTARTTGTTVRYEHIDKTFGNTPVLHDIVLEAPGGTTTCIIGPSGSGKSTLLRCTNLLEIPTAGRIFIGDQAITDKGADVDRIRTRVGMVFQNFHLFPHHTVLDNVTLAQQQVLGVSRDEAVETARANLAAVGLAAYENRRPSQLSGGQQQRVAIARSLAMNPEVMLFDEATSALDPELVKGVLAVMRDLASRGMTMIVVTHEMRFAREVAEQVVFLDQGRLVEAAHPTEFFESPRSDRLRSFLDEVL
- a CDS encoding amino acid ABC transporter permease; this translates as MDGLKQIWDTFFDLDLIGSTLPTLLKEGLLNTLFLTVLASAIGLVVGIFLASGLMSRFRVLRLPCRWYVDILRGLPHILSIYLIGQGLPLAGLTMFGNWTYGYAALAIGLMEGAYMAEIFRSGFQSVDKGIVEASRSLGMSHTKTMRLIVIPIGFRRVLPALTGQFILVIKSTALVYLLGLAAGQREMFAIAQDTSTNNASLSPLVAAGLFYLAITVPLTYVVNKWDKRMREGRPAEATAPAAVRTEEALV